The genome window ATGTAGATTCATACAGTTATGAAGTAACAGGGCCAAATGGTTTTGTAAGAAAGTTTAAAGGCACAAAAAATCCTGAGCTTGAAGTAACCCTATTCTGCAATCTCTATAAAAATGAAGTTGATGTAACATTGATAAACATCTCAACAAATACTCTAAATATCAGTTTAGAAAATCAGTATGATGAAAACAAAAAAAATATCTCCCTTCATGTTTCTGAAGAAAAAATAACTATAAACTTAGACAAAACAAAAGGTTGGTACGATATTAAAATAAAATCTAACAATAACAGTTGGCATTTTGCGGGAAGAATAGAACCCGGAAGACCTGTTAGAAATCTTAATTAATCTTATATTAATTTGAAAACAAAAATCTTATACAGAAATCTGTGTAAGATTTTTTTTATATTGATTACAGTCATAAAATGGTATGTTTTTTATTAATAATTATGTATAATAATATTTTAAAACATATTAAAATATTGTAAATGAATATTTAACAATAAAATTCTATCATTAAGTATATCATATTATAATGAATTTTATTACCTTCACAATACAAAAACTAACACCATGAAAAAAACAACAATTACCCTAGCTATGTCTTTGGCTACATTTGCTCTTTCCTCAAATCTTAAGGCTCAAGATACAAACAAAGACAATCACACGGTAACGATCTCTGTGCCTGAAGTTGCACTAGTTGATATAGAGCCAGCCGCAACTAAAAACATTACTTTAGGATTCACAGCACCTACAGAAGCAGGAAATCCGGTAGTTCCAAACACTGCAAACAGTACACTTTGGCTCAATTATTCTTCTATTAAATCTGTTGCAGACCCAACCCGTAATGTATCTGTAAGTGTAAATGCTATTATCCCGGGGATTGATATTCATGTAACTGCAGCGGCAGCTACAGGTTCTGGAGGAGGATCATTGGGAAATCCGGCTGCTCAGCTGACACTGAGTGCTACAGATCAAACAATTATTTCAGGAATAGGAAGTGCTTATACAGGCAACGGAGCCAATAACGGTCATAATCTTACGTATGCTTTAGCTGCAGGAAGTGGTCCCGGTGGAGTTGCAGTTTATGAAGATTTACAGGCAACCGCAACAACTGTTGCAACGGTTACTTATACCATTTCGGATAATTAATCTGTCATACTTTATCTTTTACAGGTAAGAAGAAATTTCTTTCTCTTCTTGATCTTGTTTCATCAATGTTTTAAACACCAAACTTTACATTAATATGATAAAGCGCATTCTCCTATCGCTAATTTTCATACTACAATTCTCTTTCTTGAAAGCCGGAATTGTTGTTCTGAATGGACTTTCTCACTCTTATCAGGTAGAAAACGGGAAAGTTTACAAGGGAAAAATTGAAATAGAAAATACCGGCAATCAATCACAAAATGTAAAACTTTTTCTTCAGGATTACAGTTATCAATCTGACGGCACCATCTATTATTCTACTCCTCATACCAACAGTAAAACCAATACAGATTGGATTACAATGAATACCAATCTTATTACTCTCAAAGCCAAACAAAAAACAGAAGTTTACTACGAAATAACCGTTCCTAACAGTCTTTCTGTGCCAGGAAGTTATTGGAGTGTGATTATGGTAGAACCTTTAGAAGATATAAAACCTAATGACAGTAAGCAGGGAGTAAGTATTACCTCCATTATTCGCTATGCCATTCAGATAATCACAGATTTTGATTCAGAAAAAGCAAAACCAGATTTGAAATTTGAAGATGTGAAAATTGAAAAAGAAGAAGGAAAACAAATCTTAAAAGTTGCTATTACCAACAAAGGAAATCTTTATTGTAAACCAACCGCCAACATTGAAATTTACAACAAAAAAACAGGAGAAAAACTCGGAAATTTCTCAAGTCAGGCATCGGGATTATTACCGCAAACTTCAAAATATTTTTATATCGATATCAGCAAAATACCTCCCGAAAAATATAATGCGGTACTGATTGCCACTGACGAAGAAGAAAATGCATTCGCCCTAAATGTAGAACTAGAAGTAAAGAATGATTAAAAAATGGATAATTTATTTTACTCTATTATTCCCGGCATTTATTTTTTCTCAAAAAAAAGATAGTCTGAAACCGGGGACAACTACTTCTATTTCCTTCACCATAGAAAACAAAAATTCTGTAGCAAAAGCCTACAATCTAAAAGCAGAAACTTCTAACAATTTCATTATTCCTATTCTAAAAAATGGAGAAATAACCGTTTCACCGAATGAAAGTAAAATTTATATTGTTCCTTTACAAATAGCGACTGAAACTCCGCAAGGAAAATATTCTGTTTTACTACAGGGAACTGAAATTACAACAGGCGAAAATATTATTGAAACGGCTGAATTATTAGTTTCCGGAAACAGAAAACTTTCTCTTACTCTTTTAGATTCCCCGGAGTTTGTGAAAGCAGGAGAGACAATACAATCAACTTTTTTATTAAAAAATCATGGAAACGTTTCTGAAAATTTAATTTTAGAAAGCAAAAATGCCGTCATTGATCTGGGCGCAACTTTAATTTTGGCTCCCAGCGAAAGCAAAAAAATTACAGTAAGTAAAAGAACTCCATCAGATTTAGGGAAAAATGAATATCAGAATTTAAATCTTTCAGTTTTTTCAAAAGATAATCCTCAGGAAAATCAGACTGCCTATTCAAGTGTAAAAATCATTTCTGTAAAACCCGTCGAGGAAGATGTTTTCCACAGATTTCCAGTTTTGGCTTCTGTGTCTATGATTGGAATGCAAAATCGGGGGCGTTATGACAGTGGTTTCCAGGGCGAATTGTATGGAAAAGGAAGTTTAGATGACGAAAATAAAAACCTTTTAGAATTTCATGCAGTTACCAAAAATCCGGTAGAATTTAATTCTTTTACTCAATATGAAGAATATTTTGTGAATTATAAACGAGAAAATTTCTGGGTTCATTTAGGCGATAAAAATTATTTTGCCTCTTTTTTAACTGAATACGCAAGATACGGTCGAGGTGCAGAAATCCGTTTCGACCTAAAAAAAATAAGCTTTGGTGGGTT of Chryseobacterium scophthalmum contains these proteins:
- a CDS encoding phospholipase domain-containing protein; this encodes MKPPTLLQYNYDVNLKHNKIVMTNLKDTSVPLIIYNKNKFNTKDYYSSYELNSNDEISHLVDVDSYSYEVTGPNGFVRKFKGTKNPELEVTLFCNLYKNEVDVTLINISTNTLNISLENQYDENKKNISLHVSEEKITINLDKTKGWYDIKIKSNNNSWHFAGRIEPGRPVRNLN
- a CDS encoding WxL protein host-binding domain-containing protein, with translation MKAGIVVLNGLSHSYQVENGKVYKGKIEIENTGNQSQNVKLFLQDYSYQSDGTIYYSTPHTNSKTNTDWITMNTNLITLKAKQKTEVYYEITVPNSLSVPGSYWSVIMVEPLEDIKPNDSKQGVSITSIIRYAIQIITDFDSEKAKPDLKFEDVKIEKEEGKQILKVAITNKGNLYCKPTANIEIYNKKTGEKLGNFSSQASGLLPQTSKYFYIDISKIPPEKYNAVLIATDEEENAFALNVELEVKND